A single Vigna radiata var. radiata cultivar VC1973A chromosome 8, Vradiata_ver6, whole genome shotgun sequence DNA region contains:
- the LOC106771545 gene encoding L-aminoadipate-semialdehyde dehydrogenase-phosphopantetheinyl transferase — protein MEEAVKRWVVKLSRWDPQPSDFSFALSLLPSHEHSSVSRFVKLEDRKRALVSRMLQYVLVHDVLQIPFPDIVIKRTLEGKPYLDCDGLRFPNFNFNVSHHGDYVAIASEPVCLVGVDIVSYDVPRGETITEFIQLFSSYFSCLEWDNIVTAGTSDDVLIEFYRYWSLKEAYVKAIGSGLTEGLNKVEFSHTRWTDISAKVNGKVMTQWRFWLLELGDRHCVSIARVHPISAATSYKRTLKKVDFTEDEYTEGLHLPNVDFVQLGIEQLISTLQKA, from the exons ATGGAAGAAGCGGTGAAGAGATGGGTTGTGAAATTATCAAGGTGGGATCCACAGCCCTCTGACTTCTCCTTCGCTCTCTCCCTCCTTCCGTCCCACGAACACTCCTCTGTTAGCAG GTTTGTTAAATTGGAAGACAGGAAACGTGCACTTGTCAGCCGCATGCTTCAGTACGTTCTTGTTCATGATGTGTTACAAATCCCATTTCCTGACATTGTCATAAAACGAACTTTGGAAGGCAAACCCTATTTG GATTGTGATGGTCTTAGATtcccaaattttaatttcaatgtaTCACATCATGGTGACTATGTGGCCATAGCATCTGAACCTGTATGTCTTGTGGGGGTAGACATTGTCTCCTATGATGTTCCACGGGGAGAAACAATTACAGAATTCATTCAACTCTTCTCATCATACTTTTCATGTTTGGAATGGGATAACATAGTCACGGCTGGCACTTCTGATGAtgtattaattgaattttacaG GTATTGGAGCCTAAAAGAAGCATATGTTAAAGCTATAGGAAGTGGACTGACTGAAGGGTTGAATAAAGTGGAGTTTTCTCACACAAGATGGACTGATATATCAGCTAAAGTGAATGGGAAGGTTATGACACAGTGGAGATTTTGGCTGCTTGAACTTGGGGATAGACATTGT GTTTCAATTGCGAGAGTTCACCCAATATCAGCTGCTACGAGTTACAAAAGAACACTGAAGAAAGTAGACTTTACTGAAGATGAATATACTGAAGGTCTTCATCTTCCAAATGTAGACTTTGTTCAACTAGGAATAGAACAACTTATTTCAACTTTACAGAAAGCTTAG